In the genome of Globicephala melas chromosome 3, mGloMel1.2, whole genome shotgun sequence, one region contains:
- the MKNK2 gene encoding MAP kinase-interacting serine/threonine-protein kinase 2 has protein sequence MVQKKTAELQGFHRSFKGQNPFELAFSLDQVHHGEPDFVLECPARPDMPASQPIDIPDAKKRSKKKKRCRATDSFSGRFEDVYQLQEDVLGEGAHARVQTCVNLITSQEYAVKIIEKQPGHIRSRVFREVEMLYQCQGHRNVLELIEFFEEDDRFYLVFEKMRGGSILSHIHKRRHFNELEASVVVQDVASALDFLHNKGIAHRDLKPENILCEHPNQVSPVKICDFDLGSGIKLNGDCSPISTPELLTPCGSAEYMAPEVVEAFSEEASIYDKRCDLWSLGVILYILLSGYPPFVGHCGSDCGWDRGEACPACQNMLFESIQEGKYEFPEKDWAHISFAAKDLISKLLVRDAKQRLSAAQVLQHPWVQGCAPENTLPTPMVLQRNSCAKDLTSFAAEAIAMNRQLAQREEDAAEEAGQEQPVVIRATSRCLQLSPPSQSKLAQRRQRASLSAAPVVLVGDHA, from the exons ATGGTGCAGAAGAAAACAGCCGAACTTCAGGGCTTCCACCGTTCCTTCAAG gGGCAGAATCCTTTCGAACTGGCCTTCTCCCTAGACCAGGTCCACCACGGGGAGCCTGACTTCGTCCTGGAGTGCCCGGCCCGCCCTg ATATGCCTGCAAGCCAGCCCATCGACATCCCCGATGCCAAGAAAAGgagcaagaagaagaagaggtgcCGGGCCACCGACAGCTTTTCAGGCAGGTTCGAAG ACGTCTACCAGCTGCAGGAGGACGTGCTTGGGGAGGGTGCCCACGCCCGTGTGCAGACCTGCGTCAACCTCATCACCAGCCAGGAGTATGCCGTCAAG ATCATTGAGAAGCAGCCGGGCCACATTCGGAGTAGGGTTTTCCGGGAGGTGGAGATGTTGTATCAGTGCCAGGGACACAG gaacGTTCTAGAGCTGATTGAGTTCTTTGAGGAAGACGACCGTTTCTACCTGGTGTTTGAGAAGATGCGGGGCG GCTCCATCCTGAGCCACATACACAAGCGGCGGCACTTTAACGAACTGGAGGCCAGCGTGGTGGTGCAGGATGTGGCCAGCGCCCTGGACTTCCTGCACAACAAAG GCATCGCCCACAGGGACCTAAAGCCGGAAAACATCCTCTGTGAGCACCCCAACCAG GTGTCCCCCGTGAAGATCTGTGACTTTGATCTGGGCAGTGGCATCAAACTCAACGGGGACTgctcccccatctccaccccgGAGCTGCTCACCCCG TGCGGCTCCGCCGAGTACATGGCCCCGGAGGTGGTGGAGGCCTTCAGCGAGGAGGCAAGCATCTATGACAAGCGCTGCGATCTCTGGAGCCTGGGCGTCATCCTTTACATCCTGCTCAGCGGCTACCCGCCCTTCGTGGGCCACTGCGGCAGCGACTGCGGCTGGGACCGCGGCGAGGCCTGCCCGGCCTGCCAG AACATGCTGTTTGAGAGCATCCAGGAGGGCAAGTACGAGTTTCCGGAGAAGGACTGGGCCCACATTTCCTTTGCTGCCAAAGACCTCATCTCCAAGCTCCTCGTCCGTGACGCCAAGCAGAGGCTGAGTGCTGCCCAAGTCCTGCAGCACCCCTGGGTGCAGGGG TGCGCCCCGGAGAACACCCTGCCCACGCCCATGGTCCTGCAGAG gAACAGCTGCGCCAAAGACCTCACGTCGTTCGCGGCCGAGGCCATTGCCATGAACCGGCAGCTGGCCCAGCGCGAGGAGGACGCGGCCGAGGAGGCGGGGCAGGAGCAGCCCGTGGTCATCCGAGCTACCTCACGCTGCTTGCAGCTGTCCCCGCCCTCCCAGTCCAAGTTGGCCCAGCGGCGGCAGCGAGCCAGCCTGTCCGCGGCCCCCGTGGTCCTGGTGGGAGACCACGCGTGA